From one Dama dama isolate Ldn47 chromosome 32, ASM3311817v1, whole genome shotgun sequence genomic stretch:
- the C32H8orf48 gene encoding uncharacterized protein C8orf48 homolog isoform X1, which translates to MADFSETLESLTDEVKSSGSFSSSGGLQPWSYASGSKSESGSLPSRSEYGDNQSELSDFKANVKKLSRKWIHNLKGKETNSEQYRPDTKHQTDITQVSLEELNALQSFCTIKVNLIHHRANSKEKKSSRHKKLQLGPEAEAPEVDALKCTVPDELLNRIYFKNMRTTSKQVGTAKQHISSRCPDCIRKRAELAQAAFLRQKKTLLESLLLQEKIDEHLHTKDFLTLIREAHQSLPRLSDDPRRIWERLNEKRKIGYSGFLKVLSSYLERVLLYFIQLKVFTSKSPRKIF; encoded by the exons ATGGCAGACTTTTCTGAGACCTTGGAGTCCTTGACTGATGAGGTAAAGAGTTCCGGTTCATTCAGTTCCTCTGGAGGACTGCAGCCCTGGTCTTACGCCTCTGGGAGCAAGTCTGAGAGTGGATCGCTGCCTTCACGCTCCGAATATGGAGACAACCAATCTGAGCTTTCAGACTTCAAAGCTAATGTAAAGAAATTGAGCAGAAAATGGATCCATAACCTCAAGGGCAAGGAAACGAACTCTGAACAGTACCGACCAGACACTAAACATCAAACAGACATCACTCAGGTATCCCTTGAAGAATTGAATGCCCTGCAGTCTTTTTGCACCATTAAGGTAAACCTGATCCACCACAGAGCGAACTCTAAGGAGAAAAAGAGCAGCAGACACAAAAAGCTGCAGCTTGGACCCGAGGCCGAGGCTCCAGAGGTAGATGCCTTAAAGTGTACTGTCCCTGACGAGCTTTTGAAtagaatctattttaaaaacatgaggacaaCATCCAAACAGGTGGGAACAGCTAAGCAACATATTTCTTCTCGGTGTCCCGACTGTATCAGAAAAAGGGCAGAACTAGCCCAAGCTGCCTTCCTGAGACAGAAGAAGACTTTGCTGGAGTCACTTCTACTCCAAGAGAAAATAGATGAACATCTTCATACGAAAGACTTCCTTACCCTCATCAGAGAAGCACACCAGAGCCTTCCCAGGCTTTCAGATGACCCCAGAAGAATCTGGGAAAGGCTGAATGAGAAACGTAAAATTGGATACTCTGGTTTTTTGAAAG ttttatcttcCTACCTAGAAAGAGTTTTATTGTATTTCATTCAACTTAAAGTATTCACATCAAAGTCACCTAGGaaaattttttaa
- the C32H8orf48 gene encoding uncharacterized protein C8orf48 homolog isoform X2, giving the protein MADFSETLESLTDEVKSSGSFSSSGGLQPWSYASGSKSESGSLPSRSEYGDNQSELSDFKANVKKLSRKWIHNLKGKETNSEQYRPDTKHQTDITQVSLEELNALQSFCTIKVNLIHHRANSKEKKSSRHKKLQLGPEAEAPEVDALKCTVPDELLNRIYFKNMRTTSKQVGTAKQHISSRCPDCIRKRAELAQAAFLRQKKTLLESLLLQEKIDEHLHTKDFLTLIREAHQSLPRLSDDPRRIWERLNEKRKIGYSGFLKGQI; this is encoded by the coding sequence ATGGCAGACTTTTCTGAGACCTTGGAGTCCTTGACTGATGAGGTAAAGAGTTCCGGTTCATTCAGTTCCTCTGGAGGACTGCAGCCCTGGTCTTACGCCTCTGGGAGCAAGTCTGAGAGTGGATCGCTGCCTTCACGCTCCGAATATGGAGACAACCAATCTGAGCTTTCAGACTTCAAAGCTAATGTAAAGAAATTGAGCAGAAAATGGATCCATAACCTCAAGGGCAAGGAAACGAACTCTGAACAGTACCGACCAGACACTAAACATCAAACAGACATCACTCAGGTATCCCTTGAAGAATTGAATGCCCTGCAGTCTTTTTGCACCATTAAGGTAAACCTGATCCACCACAGAGCGAACTCTAAGGAGAAAAAGAGCAGCAGACACAAAAAGCTGCAGCTTGGACCCGAGGCCGAGGCTCCAGAGGTAGATGCCTTAAAGTGTACTGTCCCTGACGAGCTTTTGAAtagaatctattttaaaaacatgaggacaaCATCCAAACAGGTGGGAACAGCTAAGCAACATATTTCTTCTCGGTGTCCCGACTGTATCAGAAAAAGGGCAGAACTAGCCCAAGCTGCCTTCCTGAGACAGAAGAAGACTTTGCTGGAGTCACTTCTACTCCAAGAGAAAATAGATGAACATCTTCATACGAAAGACTTCCTTACCCTCATCAGAGAAGCACACCAGAGCCTTCCCAGGCTTTCAGATGACCCCAGAAGAATCTGGGAAAGGCTGAATGAGAAACGTAAAATTGGATACTCTGGTTTTTTGAAAGGTCAGATATAA